A single Epinephelus lanceolatus isolate andai-2023 chromosome 22, ASM4190304v1, whole genome shotgun sequence DNA region contains:
- the LOC117272916 gene encoding GTPase IMAP family member GIMD1-like, whose product MDLSTERTRHGNSISRILSSWSRHLGDSERDVLALNALLLGDRQSGRSSVGNALIGGEEFKTGTCISGISMTTEHKLLSRNFPKYFRRRGAESDLVLRVIDTPPHVIQSHRVHELCPEGVHVVVLVVRADLLHDNTHLTEHVETLFGPEWRRHALLVLTHADHLKEAGLHPSVYLTQTSDWLRALAEEVGGGVLFLDNSCDWPSIRGRPLRERLLRLSARNHHRALTVRTESHSDL is encoded by the exons ATGGATCTCAGCACGGAACGAACTCGTCATGGCAACAGCATCTCCAGAATCCTCAGCAGCTGGAGTCGTCACCTCGGTGACAGCGAGCGGGATGTGCTGGCCCTGAACGCGCTGTTGCTAGGCGACAGGCAGAGTGGGCGGAGCTCTGTGGGGAacgctctgattg GTGGAGAGGAATTTAAAACAGGCACCTGCATCTCTGGCATTTCCATGACGACGGAGCACAAACTGCTCAGCCGAAATTTTCCAAAGTACTTCAGAAGGCGGGGGGCGGAGTCTGACCTCGTGTTGAGAGTGATAGACACGCCCCCTCATGTGATCCAGTCACATCGCGTGCATGAGCTGTGCCCTGAGGGCGTGCACGTAGTTGTGCTCGTTGTGAGAGCTGACCTGCTGCACGACAACACACACCTGACGGAGCACGtggag ACTCTCTTCGGTCCTGAATGGCGTCGTCACGCTTTACTCGTCCTCACACACGCTGACCACCTGAAGGAGGCGGGGCTTCACCCGTCAGTCTACCTGACACAGACCAGTGATTGGCTGAGAGCTCTGGCTGAGGAGGTGGGAGGAGGAGTCTTGTTCTTGGACAACAGCTGTGATTGGCCGTCAATCAGAGGACGACCGCTGAGAGAGCGACTGCTCCGCCTCTCAGCCAGGAACCATCACAGAGCTCTGACGGTGCGGACGGAGTCTCACTCTGACCTTTAA
- the LOC117272782 gene encoding aminoacyl tRNA synthase complex-interacting multifunctional protein 1: MDNADNLFHPSLAAALMKLDPEDGEQIMEYFKTHALLTREKALLQASVRDQKKLLVENGKLKKDIEQLRAQLQEKQRRRTAKALFSPAPPPPTVSPAPTTPVDQPPSPAGATAAVPSNAPPPSSHDHRDRHSRRRRGDRKARPSSDSFSLEVRPRVDVSRLDLRVGRILSVRQHPLTDAMSVQEVDVGENAPRTVVSKLGVKTNQEELQGSLAVLLCNVKACKLRGVVSQARLLCCSTSDDHTELLTPPTGSTPGDRVTFLNFPGDPDRELQSKQRVWELLQPDLQVDSKGVANYKGCGFEVKGKGLCRAPSLTNCTIR, encoded by the exons ATGGACAACGCTGACAACCTGTTTCATCCCAG cctGGCAGCGGCTCTCATGAAGCTCGATCCAGAAGACGGCGAGCAGATCATGGAGTATTTTAAAACTCACGCGCTGCTGACGAGAGAAAAAGCAC tgctgCAGGCGTCAGTCAGAGATCAGAAGAAGCTGCTGGTCGAAAACGGTAAACTGAAGAAAGACATCGAGCAGCTGAGAGCTCAGCTGCAGGAGAAACAGAGGAGACGCACCg cCAAGGCTTTATTCTCCCCGGCCCCGCCTCCTCCGACTGTCAGCCCCGCCCCCACAACACCTGTCGATCAACCTCCATCCCCTGCTGGAGcaacagctgctgttccttcaaatgcccctcccccctcctcacatgaccacagagacaggcacagcaggaggaggagaggagacaggaaaG CTCGTCCGTCCTCTGACTCCTTCTCGTTGGAGGTGAGGCCTCGTGTCGATGTGTCGAGACTGGACCTGCGGGTTGGACGGATCCTCAGCGTCCGCCAGCACCCGCTGACAGACGCCATGTCCGTCCAGGAAGTGGACGTGGGAGAGAACGCACCCCGCACGGTCGTCAGCAAACTGGGAGTGAAAACGAACCAAGAGGAG CTTCAGGGCAGTCTAGCTGTGTTGCTATGCAACGTCAAGGCCTGTAAACTGAGGGGCGTGGTCTCCCAGGCCCGCCTCCTCTGTTGCTCTACCTCTGATGACCACACTGAGCTGCTGACTCCGCCCACTGGCTCCACCCCCGGAGACAGAGTCACCTTCCTCAACTTCCCCG gtgaCCCGGACAGAGAGCTGCAGTCCAAACAGAGGGTGTGGGAGCTTCTCCAGCCCGACCTGCAGGTCGACTCTAAGGGTGTGGCCAACTATAAGGGCTGCGGGTTCGAGGTGAAGGGGAAGGGGCTGTGCAGAGCGCCCTCCCTCACCAACTGCACCATCAGATAG